The Thunnus thynnus chromosome 22, fThuThy2.1, whole genome shotgun sequence genome includes a window with the following:
- the krcp gene encoding kelch repeat-containing protein: MDEFGVYAVFGVNGPPQRLLSAEGSSRVAVAVPPSVRQVVLFSSGPWGERICVNAELNDAERIPITIGKLTPYNKCLSWEQWEEETWTDSVTLNVTLVGGNLGKADWSEPQLILAVKEYTPKDTVAPLAPRELNGKRKRERMAEEELDEGKETKRGEEENVCPNGGQEKTTPVRKVRGQTKGSQKLFTSGGDTTKTKGANGAGEAQGIVGRTPPQSAARTKSRQAKTPTQTALLDSPSGRWGQTLCPIDAQTAILIGGQGARMQFCKDPMWKLCTEDMSWVAAETLAEGPTPEARIGHTAIYDPDSKRIFVFGGSKNKKWFNDVHILDTQSWKWTMVEAQGKVPPLAYHSCSMFRGELFVLGGVFPRPNPEPDGCSDSLYIFDPHLSIWYEPIVTGDKPSPRSGHSACVMQERKIYVFGGWDTPVCYNDMYMLDLGLMEFSAVKTTGKAPSPRSWHGSAVLSDTKFLIHGGYNGNNALSDTFIFDTDTNSWTEVTLPQLSVPRAGHSIITMETAGRHHFSEEAEDAGMDEGSISRTLLVFGGGDNEGNFYSDLTTVAVEELLADI, from the exons ATGGATGAATTCGGAGTTTATGCGGTTTTCGGGGTAAACGGTCCGCCTCAACGGCTGCTGAG TGCTGAAGGGTCGAGCAGGGTGGCTGTCGCGGTTCCTCCATCTGTCCGGCAGGTGGTGCTGTTCAGCAGCGGGCCGTGGGGGGAGAGGATCTGCGTCAATGCGGAGCTCAACGACGCTGAGCGGATTCCCATCACTATCGGCAAACTGACTCCTTATAACAA atGTTTGTCATGGGAGCAGTGGGAAGAGGAGACATGGACTGACAGCGTCACACTGAATGTCACTCTAGTAGGAGGAAACCTg GGGAAAGCAGATTGGTCAGAACCACAGCTCATCCTGGCCGTCAAGGAATACACTCCGAAG GACACCGTGGCTCCTCTTGCTCCCCGAGAGCTCAACggcaagaggaagagagagcggATGGCGGAGGAAGAGCTCGATGAGGGaaaggagacaaagagaggagaggaagagaacgTGTGTCCCAACGGCGGCCAGGAGAAGACCACACCTGTTcgaaaggtcagaggtcaaaccaAAGGAAGCCAGAAGCTTTTCACAAGCGGAGGAGACACAACAAAGACTAAAGGAG CTAATGGAGCAGGAGAGGCGCAGGGGATTGTGGGAAGAACGCCTCCTCAGAGCGCAGCCAGGACGAAGAGTAGGCAGGCCAAGACTCCCACACAGACCG CCCTGCTGGACAGCCCGTCAGGTCGCTGGGGTCAGACACTGTGTCCCATTGACGCCCAGACAGCTATTCTGATTGGAGGACAAGGAGCTAGGATGCAGTTCTGCAAAGATCCCATGTGGAAGCTGTGCACAG AGGACATGTCCTGGGTGGCAGCGGAGACACTAGCAGAGGGTCCGACACCAGAGGCCAGGATCGGCCACACAGCCATCTATGACCCCGACTCAAAGCGGATCTTTGTGTTTGGAGGCTCTAAGAACAAGAAGTGGTTCAACGACGTTCACATCCTGGACACACAGAGCTGGAAGTGGACCAtggtggag GCTCAAGGTAAGGTTCCTCCCCTGGCCTACCACAGCTGCAGTATGTTTCGGGGTGAACTGTTCGTGCTTGGAGGGGTGTTTCCTCGTCCAAACCCGGAGCCTGATGGCTGCAGCGACTCTCTGTATATCTTTGATCCTCACCTCTCCATCTGGTACGAGCCCATCGTCACAGGCGACAAACCCTCCCCCCGCTCAGG TCATTCAGCATGTGTGATGCAGGAGAGGAAAATCTACGTATTTGGTGGATGGGACACTCCTGTGTGCTACAATGACATGTACATGTTGGACCTCG GTCTGATGGAgttttctgctgtgaaaacaacagggAAAGCCCCCTCTCCTCGAAg ctgGCACGGCAGCGCTGTGCTCTCAGACACAAAGTTCTTGATCCACGGTGGTTACAACGGAAACAACGCTCTCAGTGACACCTTCATCTTTGACACAG ACACCAACAGCTGGACGGAGGTGACGCTCCCTCAGCTGTCTGTCCCCAGGGCAGGCCACTCCATCATCACCATGGAGACAGCCGGTCGCCACCACTTCTCAGAGGAGGCTGAAGACGCGGGTATGGACGAAGGCTCCATCAGCAGAACTCTGCTGGTGTTCGGAGGCGGAGACAACGAGGGCAACTTCTACTCCGACCTGACGACCGTGGCTGTGGAGGAACTGCTCGCTGATATTTAA